A region of the Cottoperca gobio chromosome 22, fCotGob3.1, whole genome shotgun sequence genome:
CAGCAACATCGGATAACTGACGAGCAGATTATATAGATAACAACAGaggtacacagacacaaagtgtCTGAAATCACACAATGATTGCACACTTTTGTCTTAGTCTTACATATTAAGCTTGATTTGTATAGATTTTGACCACCTAGTTTCTGCTTTACTTTGCACACAATGGATTTACAGGCACCACAGGAACCTGGGAAAGCTCTATCCGACAATATCTGATATGAGAAAGACTTAGGGGTTTTACTTCCTACAAAATAAGGAAGAGAACAGTCAGTCAAATATTAGCATGTTGCTaatagctaatggttgaatttgtattctattgtttctgtatgttgcactttagtttggcttatttgaagctattgttctgcgcttaaaggattgtacctacagtatttgaagctaatgcacttgCTCGGAGTTGTATCCGCATGATTGTTTacttatgtaatgtaatttctTGTAGAAATAATTTCTCTTCAAATGCtcaacttaaagctgcactaataaatgtgtttacatgaacgATGGATCAAAGGACTCTGTACAAAGAATAATATGATTATTACTACAGATTATTATCACACAACTCTGCAAGTTGAACATTCTTTACAGTTTTCATATTGTGCGTGTGAAAGAGTGTACAGATGAACTGTGGCTGTTAAATATGGTTTCAGTAGTTGTGAAGCAGGATGGACATAGCTGACACATATTTGTTAGTGGTGAGTGTTTCCTTGTATACTATCAAACCTgtgaaaacagacaaagaatacaaattcaattcGTAAAAATACCCATATTCATATTTCTCTGAAGCCCCCAGTAAACAGCACACGTGGACAAACATAGCACGTAGCTAGAACTCCAGATAAAGTTAAATGACTTGCAGCAGTTCTATTGTAATATGTCGTTGTGTTGTTTTGCGGCCCCTCACCTTTCTCTGTTGTgtataaaaagacacacacatacacactcactcagagGTCACTGCTCACTGTCAGCCATGGAAACATACTCTTGCCTCCTCTTGTGCATTCTGGTGACATGTTCAGGTGTGCtgaagttttttaaatgttgtaacaTTGTCTTTTTCAACATGTTAACTGTTCtccaacatgttttgttttgtccgtTCACAGTCTGGACAGTCAATGGGAGAAGCTTCGAGGTCAACGTTGATGATCAGGAGCCGGTGGAAGTGGAAATCGTTTGCACTGCTGTAATATCTTTGCTTAGAATAACCATAAATAAAGTGCATTGTGTGCGAAAGCACTTCTGGGCAGAGTAACACCTTCAAAAGCTGCTCATCTATTGTGGTGAGGCGAGGGTGGGGTTTCACATGAAGTACTGTCACCTAGGTGCTGTAGAGATCTTTAGAGTAAAGTTGAATTTATGCTTCATCATGGTGTATCATTTATGTTCGACATAGTGTACgttatattggagcttttgtgATCTTTCAATAATCAAAGAGTGGAATTTGATGAGTGTTTTGGATTATGGAATATCAAAGAAAAGGGCTTAAGTGCTAAGGATCATTCATTGTACCCACATATACACGACTGTATGGATATCTGGAAAACAAGTCACATGACTGTGTTGATAAGGATTTGTGATTATCTGgtctctttcagtttctttgcATTGAAGAAGATGGGAAGATATATTATACATGCCGTGCTTTAGAAAGCTCCAAACAATACATATTGTGTAAGCCGACTCATATCATGATATAGAGAGTTGAGTAATGTATGTTTACTTTCTCTGTAGGTTTATTTTggtgcaaaataaaacatacccGAGCTAAAAAGTCATTTTGAAATACTATTACCGGTACATACATTGTAAAACTTTTTTCAACATTCTGGCGATGAGCAACTAGAGAACCAGAGCAGTTATACTGTTGCTGATGAGCAGATAGGAAACAGCTGAAACAATGACACCTGTGGCAAGTAAGAAAGCAACATTATTTACTCAATTTGTCcttatattaatatgataattCTATTTTTCTGAGACATCTTTTCCTTTCAGTTGGTAAGTCTCTGGACGtccacactgaggaggaggattttCCACTCCAGTTAAAATAAGTTGTGAGAAAGGTGAGGAGGTGACAAACTgtgacacacccacacacacacacacacacacacacacacacacacacgagctaCAAGTCTGACTTTACATTTTGTTCAACAACGTTATAATATATCCTTataaaaaatgagaaaaatggCGCAGGCGCCTATGAAAATGTACGAATCTTTACTGATAATCACtcagaatattattattgaatatCGTTTTACTATGTATACACATAAATACGGAAggaaaatgtaagaaataaaactataatacaGTCAATTTGGATGTAAAttgatttttactttttgcGCTTTTTCATTGAAAGCCTGTAATGTAAACTAATAATATAACTACcggtaataataattaaaagttgtaatgtaatgttctgttATTTTTTATCTGGGTGTATTTCTCAATCTGTATAGTAAACACCAGacagtatatattgttttatgaaggtttatttttattgtttagaGTTGTTAAGATCATACTGAATCAAAAAAATCAGGGAGCTGCTGAACAACACTTGCAATCGAGGGAAAAGTGCAAGAAGATCTACAGAAAGTTAAAAAACTAACTAATTGACTCCATTGCACACCTCGGGTTTCCGAGGAGAATATGTGTTAAACTGAAACTCTGCTCGAGCAAAGCACCTGTCAGATAGCACATAATTCATCTCTATACCAGTGATGTTTCAActgatttttaatataaaattcCTGTGTGCAGTCTATCTTGTTTGTGCCTTAACTGCAGGATGCCGATGAGACTTTAGCTCTACCTGTTGGTTTATTAGAGTAACAGCAACATCGGATAACTGACGAGCAGATTATATAGATAACAACAGaggtacacagacacaaagtgtCTGAAATCACACAATGATTGCACACTTTTGTCTTAGTCTTACATATTAAGCTTGATTTGTATAGATTTTGACCACCTAGTTTCTGCTTTACTTTGCACACAATGGATTTACAGGCACCACAGGAACCTGGGAAAGCTCTATCCGACAATATCTGATATGAGAAAGACTTAGGGGTTTTACTTCCTACAAAATAAGGAAGAGAACAGTCAGTCAAATATTAGCATGTTGCTaatagctaatggttgaatttgtattctattgtttctgtatgttgcactttagtttggcttatttgaagctattgttctgcgcttaaaggattgtacctacagtatttgaagctaatgcacttgCTCGGAGTTGTATCCGCATGATTGTTTacttatgtaatgtaatttctTGTAGAAATAATTTCTCTTCAAATGCtcaacttaaagctgcactaataaatgtgtttacatgaacgATGGATCAAAGGACTCTGTACAAAGAATAATATGATTATTACTACAGATTATTATCACACAACTCTGCAAGTTGAACATTCTTTACAGTTTTCATATTGTGCGTGTGAAAGAGTGTACAGATGAACTGTGGCTGTTAAATATGGTTTCAGTAGTTGTGAAGCAGGATGGACATAGCTGACACATATTTGTTAGTGGTGAGTGTTTCCTTGTATACTATCAAACCTgtgaaaacagacaaagaatacaaattcaattcGTAAAAATACCCATATTCATATTTCTCTGAAGCCCCCAGTAAACAGCACACGTGGACAAACATAGCACGTAGCTAGAACTCCAGATAAAGTTAAATGACTTGCAGCAGTTCTATTGTAATATGTCGTTGTGTTGTTTTGCGGCCCCTCACCTTTCTCTGTTGTgtataaaaagacacacacatacacactcactcagagGTCACTGCTCACTGTCAGCCATGGAAACATACTCTTGCCTCCTCTTGTGCATTCTGGTGACATGTTCAGGTGTGCtgaagttttttaaatgttgtaacaTTGTCTTTTTCAACATGTTAACTGTTctccaaaatgttttgttttgtccgtTCACAGTCTGGACAGTCAATGGGAGAAGCTTCGAGGTCAACGTTGATGATCAGGAGCCGGTGGAAGTGGAAATCGTTTGCACTGCTGTAATATCTTTGCTTAGAATAACCATAAATAAAGTGCATTGTGTGCGAAAGCACTTCTGGGCAGAGTAACATCTTCAAAAGCTGCTCATCTATTGTGGTGAGGCGAGGGTGGGGTTTCACATGAAGTACTGTCACCTAGGTGCTGTAGAGATCTTTAGAGTAAAGTTGAATTTATGCTTCATCATGGTGTATCATTTATGTTCGACATAGTGTACgttatattggagcttttgtgATCTTTCAATAATCAAAGAGTGGAATTTGATGAGTGTTTTGGATTATGGAATATCAAAGAAAAGGGCTTAAGTGCTAAGGATCATTCATTGTACCCACATATACACGACTGTATGGATATCTGGAAAACAAGTCACATGACTGTGTTGATAAGGATTTGTGATTATCTGgtctctttcagtttctttgcATTGAAGAAGATGGGAAGATATATTATACATGCCGTGCTTTAGAAAGCTCCAAACAATACATATTGTGTAAGCCGACTCATATCATGATATAGAGAGTTGAGTAATGTATGTTTACTTTCTCTGTAGGTTTATTTTggtgcaaaataaaacatacccGAGCTAAAAAGTCATTTTGAAATACTATTACCGGTACATACATTGTAAAACTTTTTTCAACATTCTGGCGATGAGCAACTAGAGAACCAGAGCAGTTATACTGTTGCTGATGAGCAGATAGGAAACAGCTGAAACAATGACACCTGTGGCAAGTAAGAAAGCAACATTATTTACTCAATTTGTCcttatattaatatgataattCTATTTTTCTGAGACATCTTTTCCTTTCAGTTGGTAAGTCTCTGGACGtccacactgaggaggaggattttCCACTCCAGTTAAAATAAGTTGTGAGAAAGGTGAGGAGGTGACAAACTgtgacacacccacacacacacacacacacacacacacacacgagctaCAAGTCTGACTTTACATTTTGTTCAACAACGTTATAATATATCCTTataaaaaatgagaaaaatggCGCAGGCGCCTATGAAAATGTACGAATCTTTACTGATAATCACtcagaatattattattgaatatCGTTTTACTATGTATACACATAAATACGGAAggaaaatgtaagaaataaaactataatacaGTCAATTTGGATGTAAAttgatttttactttttgcGCTTTTTCATTGAAAGCCTGTAATGTAAACTAATAATATAACTACcggtaataataattaaaagttgtaatgtaatgttctgttATTTTTTATCTGGGTGTATTTCTCAATCTGTATAGTAAACACCAGacagtatatattgttttatgaaggtttatttttattgtttagaGTTGTTAAGATCATACTGAATCAAAAAAATCAGGGAGCTGCTGAACAACACTTGCAATCGAGGGAAAAGTGCAAGAAGATCTACAGAAAGTTAAAAAACTAACTAATTGACTCCATTGCACACCTCGGGTTTCCGAGGAGAATATGTGTTAAACTGAAACTCTGCTCGAGCAAAGCACCTGTCAGATAGCACATAATTCATCTCTATACCAGTGATGTTTCAActgatttttaatataaaattcCTGTGTGCAGTCTATCTTGTTTGTGCCTTAACTGCAGGATGCCGATGAGACTTTAGCTCTACCTGTTGGTTTATTAGAGTAACAGCAACATCGGATAACTGACGAGCAGATTATATAGATAACAACAGaggtacacagacacaaagtgtCTGAAATCACACAATGATTGCACACTTTTGTCTTAGTCTTACATATTAAGCTTGATTTGTATAGATTTTGACCACCTAGTTTCTGCTTTACTTTGCACACAATGGATTTACAGGCACCACAGGAACCTGGGAAAGCTCTATCCGACAATATCTGATATGAGAAAGACTTAGGGGTTTTACTTCCTACAAAATAAGGAAGAGAACAGTCAGTCAAATATTAGCATGTTGCTaatagctaatggttgaatttgtattctattgtttctgtatgttgcactttagtttggcttatttgaagctattgttctgcgcttaaaggattgtacctacagtatttgaagctaatgcacttgCTCGGAGTTGTATCCGCATGATTGTTTacttatgtaatgtaatttctTGTAGAAATAATTTCTCTTCAAATGCtcaacttaaagctgcactaataaatgtgtttacatgaacgATGGATCAAAGGACTCTGTACAAAGAATAATATGATTATTACTACAGATTATTATCACACAACTCTGCAAGTTGAACATTCTTTACAGTTTTCATATTGTGCGTGTGAAAGAGTGTACAGATGAACTGTGGCTGTTAAATATGGTTTCAGTAGTTGTGAAGCAGGATGGACATAGCTGACACATATTTGTTAGTGGTGAGTGTTTCCTTGTATACTATCAAACCTgtgaaaacagacaaagaatacaaattcaattcGTAAAAATACCCATATTCATATTTCTCTGAAGCCCCCAGTAAACAGCACACGTGGACAAACATAGCACGTAGCTAGAACTCCAGATAAAGTTAAATGACTTGCAGCAGTTCTATTGTAATATGTCGTTGTGTTGTTTTGCGGCCCCTCACCTTTCTCTGTTGTgtataaaaagacacacacatacacactcactcagagGTCACTGCTCACTGTCAGCCATGGAAACATACTCTTGCCTCCTCTTGTGCATTCTGGTGACATGTTCAGGTGTGCtgaagttttttaaatgttgtaacaTTGTCTTTTTCAACATGTTAACTGTTCtccaacatgttttgttttgtccgtTCACAGTCTGGACAGTCAATGGGAGAAGCTTCGAGGTCAACGTTGATGATCAGGAGCCGGTGGAAGTGGAAATCGTTTGCACTGCTGTAATATCTTTGCTTAGAATAACCATAAATAAAGTGCATTGTGTGCGAAAGCACTTCTGGGCAGAATAACACCTTCAAAAGCTGCTCATCTATTGTGGTGAGGCGAGGGTGGGGTTTCACATGAAGTACTGTCACCTAGGTGCTGTAGAGATCTTTAGAGTAAAGTTGAATTTATGCTTCATCATGGTGTATCATTTATGTTCGACATAGTGTACgttatattggagcttttgtgATCTTTCAATAATCAAAGAGTGGAATTTGATGAGTGTTTTGGATTATGGAATATCAAAGAAAAGGGCTTAAGTGCTAAGGATCATTCATTGTACCCACATATACACGACTGTATGGATATCTGGAAAACAAGTCACATGACTGTGTTGATAAGGATTTGTGATTATCTGgtctctttcagtttctttgcATTGAAGAAGATGGGAAGATATATTATACATGCCGTGCTTTAGAAAGCTCCAAACAATACATATTGTGTAAGCCGACTCATATCATGATATAGAGAGTTGAGTAATGTATGTTTACTTTCTCTGTAGGTTTATTTTggtgcaaaataaaacatacccGAGCTAAAAAGTCATTTTGAAATACTATTACCGGTACATACATTGTAAAACTTTTTTCAACATTCTGGCGATGAGCAACTAGAGAACCAGAGCAGTTATACTGTTGCTGATGAGCAGATAGGAAACAGCTGAAACAATGACACCTGTGGCAAGTAAGAAAGCAACATTATTTACTCAATTTGTCcttatattaatatgataattCTATTTTTCTGAGACATCTTTTCCTTTCAGTTGGTAAGTCTCTGGACGtccacactgaggaggaggattttCCACTCCAGTTAAAATAAGTTGTGAGAAAGGTGAGGAGGTGACAAACTgtgacacacccacacacacacacacacacacacacacacacacacacacacgagctaCAAGTCTGACTTTACATTTTGTTCAACAACGTTATAATATATCCTTataaaaaatgagaaaaatggCGCAGGCGCCTATGAAAATGTACGAATCTTTACTGATAATCACtcagaatattattattgaatatCGTTTTACTATGTATACACATAAATACGGAAggaaaatgtaagaaataaaactataatacaGTCAATTTGGATGTAAAttgatttttactttttgcGCTTTTTCATTGAAAGCCTGTAATGTAAACTAATAATATAACTACcggtaataataattaaaagttgtaatgtaatgttctgttATTTTTTATCTGGGTGTATTTCTCAATCTGTATAGTAAACACCAGacagtatatattgttttatgaaggtttatttttattgtttagaGTTGTTAAGATCATACTGAATCAAAAAAATCAGGGAGCTGCTGAACAACACTTGCAATCGAGGGAAAAGTGCAAGAAGATCTACAGAAAGTTAAAAAACTAACTAATTGACTCCATTGCACACCTCGGGTTTCCGAGGAGAATATGTGTTAAACTGAAACTCTGCTCGAGCAAAGCACCTGTCAGATAGCACATAATTCATCTCTATACCAGTGATGTTTCAActgatttttaatataaaattcCTGTGTGCAGTCTATCTTGTTTGTGCCTTTTCAATAAAGCATTACAGTTGTATTTCACCTGCAGTGATGTTATTAATCATTcattaagaaaaacatgttttggtcTATTTAACCTAAGGCTTAGCTTACTTTAGCTAAATCTAAAGCCTACAAATAAAATGACTACATTTACTACTTGTTTACCCTTCTTTTTCCCAAAAAATTAATTGGTATATTTGCTTATCAGTAAACGGGAGGTTATCCACAGCTGTctttagtagtagtagcattgtCACTATaataagcatgttagcatgctaaacatcaacatgttagcattgtcactataataagcatgttagcatgctaaacatcaacatgttagcattgtcactaTAATAagtaatgttagcatgctaaacatcatcatgttagcattgtcactataagcatgttagcatgctgacgttacatgtatttattttatttggaagGGCCCATGtagctacaacattaaatataattgttCCAGAGTTAGATCACCCTCCTCTAATTGAGGGCAACACACGTGAACTGCTCAGTGAATTTTGGAtcaatttgaaaataaagattgaagtgttttctttgcctctgagatgtgaCACAGGGGCCCCAGTAGACCTATAACATTTCCTTGCcaaatggtaataataataataataataataataataataataataataataataataataataataataataataataataataataataataataatactatcaaggacaccgtacagaacataaggttaaaaacaagCAACCAAACAAAGCCAGACattcattcacaaacaaaacaaaacaaaataaaaactgagaACAGAGTGATAGTGAGGTTATTGACTGGAAATAATGAATCTAGAGGAGTGTGTGAAGGTTTCGTGTGAGGGTGGTCTCAAGAAATGAATCTGAAATGCGACTTGCGGCTGGTTGTGGTTTGAATTTccgtctgcgtgtgtgtgtgtgtgtgtgtggggggggggggagtgcagAAGTGTTGTTTTGCAGCCCCCTCACCTTTCTCTGTTGTgtataaaaagacacacacatacacactcactcagagGTCACTGCTCACTGTCAGCCATGGAAACATACTCTTGCCTCCTCGTGTGCATTCTGGTGACATGTTCAGGTGTGCtgaagttttttaaatgttgtaacaTTGTCTTTTTCAACATGTTAACTGTTCtccaacatgttttgttttgtccgtTCACAGTCTGGACAGTCAATGGGAGAAGCTTCGAGGTCAACGTTGATGATCAGGAGCCGGTGGAAGTGGAAATCTCTGTGAAGGCCGGCAAGGTAACGTGGCTGCTTGAAACACTTTGACAGTCCAGCATTCATCTTCAAATATCAGTTGACAAAATGTGCAATGATCCACTAAAGGTCAATTGCATATTTGCTTTGTAGACTATGAAGTTCTAAACTTGACTTTGGGTCTGACACCAATCAAAACTTGAACCCTGATTTTATTTCTTATCCCAGCCTAAACCCAACCTAAATACACTCAGGCTTATGATCCGTGGTGGAAAACATTTATAACAtactataatgtagttgtaagcagATATAAGGACACGTGTTAATAAAACAATTCTAAAGTTCATTAAGACCTATTTTATATGATTACAACTATGgcatattatattgttatattctATTGTTAATATATTGTCAAGTTATAGTGACAAATACATAACGGGTTCCTAATATAATCACTAGTGCTTTACTGcttatttaacatttttccaTCCAATAAGTATTATTTTAGGATCGCTCAGTATTAAAAGTTTGAGTCACTTTCATCTGCAGCTTCCAGGTGTGTGCTGGGCGTGCAAGTGGGCCTTAAACAAGGTGAAGAAAGTCGCCGGACGCAACGCCACTGtggaggtaaaaaaaaattgCCTAAAAGAATGAGGTTTCATTGGAGTTATGAGCAATAATGATACTTTGTACTCTTACAGAAACTGACGTCAAAGTTGAAGGTCGTCTGCGACCAAATTGGCCTCTTAAAATCTCTGTGCCGCAAATTTGTGACGAAACACCTCGCAGAATTAATCGAGGAGCTCACCACCACCGATGACGTGAAGACGATCTGCGTTTATACTAGAGCCTGCAAGTGAGTTACCAGCCCTCCATTATATTGTTCAACtaacaatataaaatactttCCACTCATTGTTCAGGTATTATTACAACTCTTCAGGGATGAAGTCACTACAAGTATAGTTATTCTTTTTAGTTCTACTTATTAATAAATAAgagtattattacttttactccatcacatttaagactttttactTCCCTACATTTGTCTAGCAGCTGTAGTATCTTTTCAGAtttaagacacaaaacatgattATTACAGATGATGCACTGTTTTAGATTAATTAGCTCCAACAACATTAAACTGCTTACATATTgctacatcaataataataatacaatggtTTATTAATATAACAATGACATTCTTCATAGTtagtacttttgatactttacaTACGTTCTGTAGGtaagtaaacatttgaatgtagGACTtctacttgtaatggagtatttctactcttacttaagtaaatgattTCAATACATCGTCTCCAAACTGATTTtccattattttaataattgttttctttttctctttaggTCAAAGGAGTTGTTGGAGCAAGTTTATCCAAGTGACAAGGATgattttcaaattcaaataaatgaatatccCCGACGTCGTatgcatgaataataataataatgcatttcatttgtaagaaaagtgtttgttgactgaacacacacttgcataaaCTATATGATAAAAGGATCTTTCAGCTTTcttctacttttactttgtgttgTATCTTTATTTAGTTTGCAATGCCTGTGatgttattttctatttctgtatctgtgcacagatgaaataaataaatgtttcaaatttcaaattttCTGAAAACTCATTGTCACCCTTAACCCCTGTTAAAACCTCATAAGTCAATTTTTGTGATATCACTTGGGTTGATTTGGTTCTTGGAACGTCAATTAGCTTTGAAACTTTTTTACAaaccttaaaaaaataaaacaaaaatggccAAGTTacaaagaaacactttaaaaaaaaaatttttaAAGCTTGTATtttctgaaaacatgttttaaaagtcaGAGATAGTACTTAAACTTCATTTTAAGTTCAAAATGACCAGAACAATATTAGTAGTGTGACTACAAAGCTGATAGCACATATAAAACTCTTGTTTCAGTGGCAAAGCTGCTCAGAAACTATAATTTCTACACTTGACTTCCACTTATACAAACAACAATTGCAACTGAAAATTACATTCAGCACTTCCACAGAaatatattgcattttattttgtacaagCCCTTTTGTTTTTGGATTTTTTTAAGGACCAGGGGTCAATTTAAACATCACCTTGTGGCatccagtttgtgtgtgtcgcCTTTAAAGATGGATggcaaaaagaaataaaacaaccaCAGCCCGCTAACCTTGCTCTGACAGGATGTTGTTAGGAGCTGTTAATACAATACCTCACCAATCAATAATAAGAAacataagaaaagaaagaagataagAAAACTTATTTTCAGTTGGTGTGAAACGGGTCATAGGCTGGTTTACACGTGAGAATGGCTCGCTGCTGGTGACTTCAGACGCGCTCAGTTTCCAGGATGTGATTGAAAAGATTAACATGTGGCATAAACTTTTCATAAAGtgaacaaatgaaaaaacacGGTTCTAAAGTCTGCACTATAAAGATAGGGGATTTAGGCAAAAATCAAAAAGGAATGTGCAAAACTGTGCTCACATCCTAAGCAAAGATAACTCTCGGTATAAGACTTTGCTGCATGATTACTTTGGAAGATAAGTCTGTTGATTTTGGATATTTGTGGCCTGGTCTGTTGTTTATCCCGACTGATACGTCAGTCAGTCCCTTTTTATTTACCACCTTTATTTGGGTCAACATTTCCCTTCGTCCCTTTGGTTTTATTGGTGTTTGATTTTGTCAAAGATATGAGTAAAAAGTTTGAATTAGAACCAGGAAGAATCCTTTCATTGAGATGAAACATGGGCCACAGAGACAAATGCATGTGAGtcactttaattgtttttttaatatcaaaTCCAGTGGTAACATAACAAACTGaagacacagatatatataaataaggcGTACAAAATACATGAAACATATAAGCCATTTACACAGAATGTCTGTGGAAGCCACGTCGCTGGTTATTTCCTTTGGTGCAGTTTGCAGTTAAAAGCACCCTTATtataaaagttgtgtttttataatttcaCGTGTCAGCGATGAAAGCTCTGCCATCGTCTCTGGAGCACATTtcagttccccccccccttcatgaGGAGGCcgcagcagagagcagacacTTACTGTTTCGGTCAATGAAGTGTCCACGTGACCGGCTGGTGTCCCAGCTCTGCTTTAAGGCCTGCCGGTCCAGCTTGTTGAGTCCCTGAGAGCAAAGACGGAGATCCTTGACCAGCTCTGACAAACCATCCAGACCTGCAGTGTCCCAGGGGCCAGACACCTCGCAGCCTGCGGTGAAGCAACACAGCAGCTTGTTTATCATTTGTATTAAAGACAGCCTACAGTATACATGGTGTGAACATAATATACACATTGTAACTAACAACTTCAAATGTGAAATGTATACATCATCTCATGCACGTTAAAACGTTCTATATCGGAttcaatttataaaataaaatagtccttAATCTAAAGTAAAGTGTGACAATAAGTTATTTTCCTCCTCCTATTCCATGCTTtagaaaatgcaaaatgaactttcttttttttaatatttattacaaATCATGatatgaaaagaccaaaataaAGAAGATTCACAATATTCACGTTCTTTACTCTTCAACCATAAATATGTAGTGGCAATGTACCAATGTAGCACATCTTACTCATAGGCAAATTATACTGAACATATTTATAACGGTAATGTGCCACCAAAGGCAAATAAGAAGATTGCTGGCGAGgaaacatggatgtaaaaaattttgt
Encoded here:
- the LOC115027710 gene encoding uncharacterized protein LOC115027710, with protein sequence METYSCLLLCILVTCSVWTVNGRSFEVNVDDQEPVEVEISGQSMGEASRHTHTHSLRGHCSLSAMETYSCLLVCILVTCSVWTVNGRSFEVNVDDQEPVEVEISVKAGKLPGVCWACKWALNKVKKVAGRNATVEKLTSKLKVVCDQIGLLKSLCRKFVTKHLAELIEELTTTDDVKTICVYTRACKSKELLEQVYPSDKDDFQIQINEYPRRRMHE